The following are encoded together in the Streptomyces sp. NBC_00341 genome:
- a CDS encoding glutamate synthase subunit beta — protein sequence MADPKGFLTTGREVAQTRPVDERVKDWNEVYVPGSLLPIISKQAGRCMDCGIPFCHQGCPLGNLIPEWNDYAYREDWTAASERLHATNNFPEFTGRLCPAPCESACVLGINQPAVTIKNVEVSIIDQAWDRGDVTPQPPERLSGKTVAVIGSGPAGLAAAQQLTRAGHTVAVYERADRIGGLLRYGIPEFKMEKSHINRRIEQMRAEGTKFRTEVEVGTDVDAAKLRRRYDAVVIAAGATVSRDLPVPGRELNGVHFAMEYLPLANKVQEGDLTVSPITAEGKHVVVIGGGDTGADCVGTAHRQGALSVTQLEIMPRPGEDRNANQPWPTFPMLYKVTSAHEEGGERIYSVSTTHFEGDENGDVQSLHLIEVEFKDGKLEQKTGTERVIPAQLVTLAMGFTGTDQANGLVQQFGLELDARGNVARDDQYATNVDGVFVAGDAGRGQSLIVWAIAEGRSAARGVDRFLTGASALPAPIRPTDRSMMV from the coding sequence ATGGCTGACCCCAAGGGCTTCCTGACCACCGGCCGCGAGGTCGCCCAGACCCGCCCCGTGGATGAGCGCGTCAAGGACTGGAACGAGGTCTACGTTCCGGGCTCGCTGCTCCCGATCATCAGCAAGCAGGCCGGCCGTTGCATGGACTGCGGCATCCCGTTCTGCCACCAGGGCTGCCCGCTCGGAAACCTCATCCCCGAGTGGAACGACTACGCCTACCGCGAGGACTGGACCGCCGCGTCCGAGCGCCTGCACGCCACGAACAACTTCCCGGAGTTCACCGGGCGGCTCTGCCCCGCCCCGTGCGAGTCGGCGTGCGTGCTCGGCATCAACCAGCCGGCCGTCACCATCAAGAACGTCGAAGTCTCCATCATCGACCAGGCGTGGGACCGCGGCGACGTCACCCCGCAGCCGCCCGAGCGCCTCTCCGGCAAGACCGTGGCCGTCATCGGCTCCGGACCGGCCGGGCTCGCCGCCGCCCAGCAGCTGACCCGGGCCGGCCACACGGTCGCCGTCTACGAGCGCGCGGACCGCATCGGGGGCCTCCTGCGGTACGGCATCCCCGAGTTCAAGATGGAGAAGTCGCACATCAACCGCCGCATCGAGCAGATGCGCGCGGAGGGCACCAAGTTCCGCACCGAGGTCGAGGTCGGCACGGACGTCGACGCCGCCAAGCTGCGCCGCCGCTACGACGCCGTCGTCATCGCCGCGGGTGCCACCGTCTCCCGCGATCTGCCCGTACCGGGCCGCGAGCTGAACGGCGTGCACTTCGCGATGGAGTACCTGCCGCTCGCCAACAAGGTGCAGGAGGGCGACCTGACGGTCTCCCCGATCACCGCGGAGGGCAAGCACGTCGTCGTCATCGGCGGCGGCGACACCGGCGCCGACTGCGTCGGCACCGCCCACCGGCAGGGCGCGCTCTCCGTCACCCAGCTGGAGATCATGCCCCGGCCGGGCGAGGACCGGAACGCCAACCAGCCCTGGCCGACCTTCCCGATGCTCTACAAGGTCACCTCCGCGCACGAGGAGGGCGGCGAGCGGATCTACTCCGTCTCCACCACCCACTTCGAGGGCGACGAGAACGGCGACGTCCAGTCCCTCCACCTCATCGAGGTGGAGTTCAAGGACGGCAAGCTGGAGCAGAAGACCGGCACCGAGCGGGTCATCCCGGCGCAGCTGGTCACCCTCGCCATGGGCTTCACCGGCACCGACCAGGCCAACGGCCTCGTCCAGCAGTTCGGCCTGGAACTCGATGCCCGTGGCAACGTCGCCCGCGACGACCAGTACGCTACGAATGTCGACGGCGTGTTCGTCGCCGGTGACGCCGGCCGAGGCCAGTCCCTCATCGTGTGGGCCATCGCCGAGGGCCGCTCCGCGGCACGCGGCGTGGACCGCTTCCTCACCGGGGCCAGCGCACTGCCGGCCCCGATCCGCCCGACGGACCGTTCCATGATGGTCTGA